One Frankia alni ACN14a DNA window includes the following coding sequences:
- a CDS encoding nucleotide exchange factor GrpE has protein sequence MGENRSDAERPETTPAPDLAAKLEQCQASHLRTLADFDNYRRRTGREIGAAKAAERDRVVLAWVPVLDHLELALSHADADPDSLVDGVRGVRQLALGALRNSGVTRLDDETGAFDPTRHEVGAVVDSGSTSRPPPAGTVVEVLRPGYQADGRVLRPASVAVSAGPKPNNGPESNNGEKSNDGPRRDTGSEPGKGPEPDTESEAS, from the coding sequence ATGGGTGAGAACCGATCGGATGCCGAGCGGCCCGAGACCACCCCGGCACCCGACCTCGCCGCGAAGCTCGAGCAGTGCCAGGCCAGCCACCTGCGTACCCTCGCCGACTTCGACAACTACCGTCGGCGGACCGGACGCGAGATCGGCGCCGCGAAGGCAGCCGAGCGGGATCGTGTGGTTCTCGCGTGGGTGCCGGTGCTGGATCACCTTGAGCTCGCCCTCTCGCACGCGGACGCCGACCCGGACTCGCTCGTCGACGGGGTACGCGGGGTACGCCAGCTCGCTCTGGGCGCGCTGCGGAACTCCGGGGTCACTCGGCTCGACGACGAGACCGGCGCCTTCGACCCGACCCGTCACGAGGTCGGCGCCGTCGTCGACAGCGGCTCGACGTCCCGTCCTCCCCCGGCGGGCACCGTCGTGGAGGTACTCCGCCCGGGCTACCAGGCCGACGGCCGTGTACTGCGCCCCGCGTCCGTGGCCGTGAGCGCCGGACCGAAACCGAACAACGGACCAGAATCGAACAACGGAGAAAAATCGAACGACGGGCCAAGGCGGGATACCGGGTCGGAACCAGGAAAGGGACCAGAACCGGATACCGAGTCGGAAGCATCGTGA